A genomic segment from Pangasianodon hypophthalmus isolate fPanHyp1 chromosome 25, fPanHyp1.pri, whole genome shotgun sequence encodes:
- the rxfp3.3a1 gene encoding relaxin-3 receptor 1, whose amino-acid sequence MGNIEVITNSDATEDLFQSVIANRSISFGSLEDIDVSADGSPLLRCFISVTYAVVCAAGLVGNLFVLVFIRAKQARRKSETNVFVLHLAVTDFQFALTLPFWAADAALDFSWPFGDVMCKLVLSATVMNMYAGVFFLTAMSVARYRCMASALKERAGGRGARTSVRLVAAVLWLLATAATAPTSIFSTVNEVAGEKLCLLRFPNGQRWLAVYHLQKILLAFVIPMAIVSISYLLLLRLVRRRSLKSRARVTRSVAVVVLSFFLCWMPNHAVTLWGVLVKLNAARWDKAYYVVHTYVFPLTVCLAHANSCLNPVIYCLTRREFRRKLRDFFLRV is encoded by the coding sequence ATGGGGAACATCGAAGTGATAACGAACAGCGACGCGACAGAGGATTTGTTTCAGAGCGTCATAGCGAACAGATCCATAAGTTTTGGGAGTCTGGAGGACATCGACGTGTCTGCTGACGGCAGTCCGCTCCTGCGCTGCTTTATCTCCGTTACCTACGCGGTGGTGTGCGCCGCGGGGCTGGTGGGCAACCTGTTTGTGCTCGTGTTTATCCGGGCGAAACAAGCGCGCAGGAAATCTGAGACCAACGTCTTCGTGCTCCATCTGGCCGTGACGGATTTCCAGTTCGCGCTCACGCTGCCGTTCTGGGCTGCAGACGCGGCGCTGGACTTCAGCTGGCCGTTTGGAGACGTCATGTGCAAGCTCGTGCTTTCGGCCACGGTGATGAACATGTACGCAGGTGTGTTCTTTCTCACTGCCATGAGCGTCGCGCGCTACAGGTGCATGGCGTCCGCTCTGAAAGAGCGCGCCGGCGGGCGAGGCGCGCGCACCTCTGTCAGACTCGTAGCAGCCGTGTTGTGGCTGCTGGCCACCGCTGCCACCGCGCCCACGTCCATCTTCTCCACGGTTAACGAGGTGGCCGGAGAAAAGCTCTGCCTTTTACGCTTTCCGAACGGGCAGCGCTGGTTAGCCGTGTATCACCTGCAGAAAATCCTGCTCGCCTTTGTGATACCCATGGCCATCGTCTCCATCAGCtacctgctgctgctgaggctCGTGCGCCGCCGCAGCTTGAAGTCCAGAGCGCGCGTCACGCGCTCGGTCGCCGTGGTGGTCTTGTCCTTCTTCCTCTGCTGGATGCCCAATCACGCCGTGACGCTGTGGGGAGTCCTGGTGAAGCTGAACGCCGCGCGCTGGGACAAGGCCTACTACGTGGTGCACACCTACGTGTTCCCGCTCACGGTGTGCCTGGCTCACGCGAACAGCTGCTTAAACCCGGTTATTTACTGCCTCACGCGCAGGGAGTTCAGGCGGAAGCTGAGAGACTTTTTTCTCCGGGTTTGA